In Bradyrhizobium manausense, the sequence TACCGCATCTATGTCCGCTCGAAGACGTTTTCCCAGAAGGAAGCGGCGGCTCTGATCGTTGGCGCCCGCGGCGGCCGCCGACCTCTCCAGGCCGCCTCGCTTTAAAGTTTGAGCATGATCTCTACGGAAAACCGCTGCACACTTTTCCGGATCATGCTCTGAGGCGTTAACACCTCGTCAACCCAGTTTCGAGGCGACCCGAAAGCCTCAAGCTGTTCGCAAGGTCGGCAAGACATCGTCGCGCACGGCGGTGGCAGGTTTCGAGTCGGGGTCGGTAGCGATGGGTCGGACGTTCCGGATCAAGGTGCGCATGCGCCGCTTCAGGCGACAGCACCCGAAAATCGCCTTCGCGATCCGCTCCTTCATGATCTTCTCGGCGACGTTCGGTGGCGCCTATGGCTTCGTCACCGGCAGCCGCGCGCCAAATTCCGGCTACGATCCCAACGCCTTTGCGATCGGCGCGAGCTTCCTGTTCGCGCTGGCGTGCCTTGGCCTCGCCACGCTCAGCATGCGGCTGCGCTTCGTCAACAAGCGGATGCGCAAGCTCGCCGCCCACAACGAAGCGCTGATCGACCGCAATTGGGAGCTGAAGGAAGCCGAAGAGCGTGCTCGCAGCCTGTTCGAATCCCAGGGCGACCTGATCGTGCTGCGCGACCATCACGGCCGCATCACTTTCGCCAACGACGCCTATTGCGCGCTGGCCGCTCAGGCGCGCGGCGCGCTGGTCGGCACGCGGTTTGATTTCGACGTGCTGGAGCAGGGCGACAGCGCGCGCGAAAGCAACGGCACGCGCATCCACGACCAAAGAATCTCGACCCCGCTCGGCGCGCGCTGGATCGCCTGGCGCGAAGGCTTCGTGCGGCTCGATGCCGGCCAGCCCGCCGAATTGCAGAGCGTCGGGCGCGACGTCACCGACCGCACCGAGAGCGAACGCGCGCTGTCCGATGCGCGCAACCAGGCCGACGCCGCCAACCGCGCCAAATCGCGCTTCCTCGCGATGGCCTCGCACGAGATCCGCACGCCGCTCAACGGCATCATCGGCATGGGCGGCCTCCTGCTCGACACCACGCTGACGCCGGAGCAGACGACGTACGCGAGGGCGGTGAAGACTTCAGGCGAAGCGCTGATGGCGCTGATCGAGGAGCTGCTCGACTATTCCAAGATCGAAGCCGGCAAGCTCGATCTCGACCAGCGCCCCTTTGCGCTCTCGACCCTGATCGAGGAAGTCACCGAGCTGCTGGCGCCGCGCGCGCAGGCCAGGAAGCTCGAGATCGCCGCCTATGTCGACGAGCGGCTCCCGCTCGAGGTCACCGGCGATGCCGCCCGGCTACGCCAGGTGCTGCTGAACCTCGCCGGCAACGCCATCAAGTTCACAGCTCACGGCGGCGTCGCGCTGATCGTCGAGCCCGGCATCTGGCCGAACGAGATCAGCTTCCTGGTCCGCGACACCGGCATCGGGATCGCGCCAGAGGCGCAGTCGCGCATCTTCCGCGAGTTCGAGCAGGCCGACGACCGCGTCGCCCGCACCTATGGCGGCACGGGGCTGGGCCTCGCCATCAGCGAGCGCATCGTCAAGCGCATGGGCGGTCGCATCACCCTGGAGAGCGAGCCTGGCAAGGGCTCGACCTTCGAGGTCGCAATTCCGCTCGCGCCCTCGCAAGGCGACGCCGGGCGAACGACGTTCCCGAGTCCCGATCTCGCCGGCAAGTCGATCCTGCTGGTCGCCGACGGCATCGAAGCATCTCTCATCGCGCGGCGGCTGGAGCGCTGGGGTGGCCAGACCTGCCTGGTCGCGGATGCGACCGCCGCCGAAGCGCTGCTGCCGGAGCGCTCGTGGCATGCGCTCCTCGTCGACCGTGCGCTTGGTCAGGGCATCGCAGATCGCCTGGGCGAGGCCGCCCGCGCCCATGCAACGCAGCGCCTTGTGCTGCTGACGCCGAGCTCGCGTCACGACAAGCTCTCCAGCGCCTTCACCGGCTTTCTGGTGAAGCCGCTGCGCGCAGCTTCGCTC encodes:
- a CDS encoding ATP-binding protein; the encoded protein is MGRTFRIKVRMRRFRRQHPKIAFAIRSFMIFSATFGGAYGFVTGSRAPNSGYDPNAFAIGASFLFALACLGLATLSMRLRFVNKRMRKLAAHNEALIDRNWELKEAEERARSLFESQGDLIVLRDHHGRITFANDAYCALAAQARGALVGTRFDFDVLEQGDSARESNGTRIHDQRISTPLGARWIAWREGFVRLDAGQPAELQSVGRDVTDRTESERALSDARNQADAANRAKSRFLAMASHEIRTPLNGIIGMGGLLLDTTLTPEQTTYARAVKTSGEALMALIEELLDYSKIEAGKLDLDQRPFALSTLIEEVTELLAPRAQARKLEIAAYVDERLPLEVTGDAARLRQVLLNLAGNAIKFTAHGGVALIVEPGIWPNEISFLVRDTGIGIAPEAQSRIFREFEQADDRVARTYGGTGLGLAISERIVKRMGGRITLESEPGKGSTFEVAIPLAPSQGDAGRTTFPSPDLAGKSILLVADGIEASLIARRLERWGGQTCLVADATAAEALLPERSWHALLVDRALGQGIADRLGEAARAHATQRLVLLTPSSRHDKLSSAFTGFLVKPLRAASLAARLALTPEVASPDLAPEPVEPAAVRAPTGGLSILVAEDNEINALLMRSLLTKLGHRVVIAVHGEAALESWLAASSAGTPYDLVLMDIQMPQLDGIEATKRIRAHEAAKGVHRTPILALTANTLVEDRYACFEAGMNGFLIKPLDREKLDEALAGLAASRQLAV